Below is a window of Musa acuminata AAA Group cultivar baxijiao chromosome BXJ3-11, Cavendish_Baxijiao_AAA, whole genome shotgun sequence DNA.
GCATATAATTTATGGAGATCCATAAGATTGTCTGCATGTTTCTCACCCCGAGCAAATCACAGGTTCCATTTCCAGCATTATTTGTAGTGGTTACTTAGCACTTGGAAATAAAGATTTTATTGGTTACTGTTGTTTTGATCTTAGACTTTTAGATAATAAAATGCCATATCTGTTAAATTTGGGGATTTAGATGCATATACTGAGACAAAACACATGAATTGAACTTAAATGGAAAAGCAATAACTAAAATTTGTATATGAGCTCAATTTCGAAATCTTGAAGGGGAGAAATAATATCTGATCTCAATCACAAGAAGACAAAGAAGAGAAACAAGCATTCATCCTATTATGCCATAACGGACCAGCAGAAGACGAACAAGCTTATAAAGGTTGACATGCCAATCCAATTTGCCCTGTGGCCATCTCCACCATTCTTATTTCCTTTAGCACCCGCAATAACATGAACAACAAACAAAGAAACAATGTGAGTGAGTATCAAGTTATTATAATGATATAATTGATGGTCTCATATTTGAGTCTTTAATCAATCAGGATAAAGTTTTACCTGGAGGAGGAGGCGTGGCAGATGGTGACGAAGCTGCAAAATTGTATCGATGACAAAAGGAAACATCAAAGAGTCAGTCAATCTACACACACGAGACAATTCCAGCCTTCTGGAATCATATATGATGAGTTAATTTTATAACGTAGTGAAATCATCAACTTAAAGATGTTTTTTATTTCTGgaactaaaatttatttttatatcgtTATAGCATACTCGTTGCTATAAATTTTATTACATATAACTATGattaatattcataaaaaaaattcaaaatattccaCTTGTAAGGGtgtttatatttcaaaaaaagatgtttaaatattaaaaaagacCCTAAAATTGTTAGCATCACTTGAATAGTAACTAACGATGTAAACTAAAATTGTTGATGATAGTTAAATTACAAAAGCCAACAAAGATTAATTAGAATAATAATACATGAGCAAGTTTTTAAGCATTTAAAGTGTATATTGTATATATAAAAGCAGTAAAGAAGAAAATTGCTGAGTTTAGAGGGGATGGATGATACGGAGGAGGATCGATGGATGCTTACCATTGGAGCAATTGCTGAAGTTGGAGATGCCGCAGGACCGGGCGAGGCGAAACCCCTCATCGGTGGAGATGTTGAAAGCCTTCATGACGGTGGCGTCATTGAGCACGGCGCAGAGGCACTGCAGGTCGTTATCCACCGCCTGCTTCAGCGGCGTGCAGCACTCCGCCGGCGGGGTGCTCGTCGAGTTCACGTAGCGCGAGCAGGGGACCAGGTTCGACACGCACGACGGCGTCGACGACTGCCCCTCCACCCCGTCGCTCATCACCGTCAACACCACCATAACCACCGCCACCACCGtattcatcgtcatcatcatcatcttacccatctccatctctctctctctctctctctctctctctagatattAATAGTGAAACTTGCGGAGGCaaagataaagagagagagagagagagtggaggaAGCTGCTCAAGGACGCCATTGATGATGTGATGTGATGGGTTGACCGGAGGTGTCGAATATGTGGTCAAAGAGCTCTTCCAGTCGGCTACGCAATTCACACCACAAAAATGAAGTCCCAACCGCATTCCTACCACCGATCATGATAAGTTGGCACCAAAGATCATCGCCTCATCTCTCTGTGGGTAACAGTTCTTTCCCATATCTCACCGATGGAATCATATTTTCCAGCATGACTGCTGACCAAACCAACACAAGAAATTAAGATGGATTCACACGGATCTTAAGTTTATGGGCATGAAATATGTTCCTCTGATGACACACAAGGAAGGATTCAAACTTGGCCAGATGTCATATACAATGGACAATAGGGTTTTGATCATTACTAGTGCTGACAAAGTCAGCAAGATGACTGagagaaaacaaaagcaaaagtCTGATGTAAGTCTGCTACGAACAGTCTCACAAAGCTTGAAAGTTGTAATGATCATTTGATTACTGTTTTGTACAGACGAGAGCCCTATGGTCATCTCTGCAGAATAATTTTATCTGCATGTATGTTTGGTCTTACACTCCCACCCGCTGCGGATTGAGCTTTCGTAAAGAACACGGCACGGTGGTCGTAGTCCGATCATGACTGACTCTTTCTCTTTTGCTCGCATCCGAATGCTTTGGACTTGGTAAACGAAACATGAATCGATAACATAATCTATTAAAAGA
It encodes the following:
- the LOC135652924 gene encoding non-specific lipid transfer protein GPI-anchored 7-like translates to MEMGKMMMMTMNTVVAVVMVVLTVMSDGVEGQSSTPSCVSNLVPCSRYVNSTSTPPAECCTPLKQAVDNDLQCLCAVLNDATVMKAFNISTDEGFRLARSCGISNFSNCSNASSPSATPPPPGNKNGGDGHRANWIGMSTFISLFVFCWSVMA